One Sphingobacteruim zhuxiongii DNA window includes the following coding sequences:
- a CDS encoding rhomboid family intramembrane serine protease — MMKKDNALKDFLKTTYSSRSPIPYILSVQVLLFVIIHICDLLVEVNITNYPLYDKLLSTLSLPGNFFRFIQQPWSLISYPFLYTGLFNILFDCLWIYWLGNVFLNFLNNRQFLTIFISAIFIGGLSYLGLSQIPIFAKNPQAYLHTNAMSIAALMGSLLILVPKLEFRMFLFGNIRFQTIAFIFLGLQFIFMFLINKPAALALLVSASWGMLVVYQLRKGNDWSLLFVRKEKKKLRVVRTINNAPIYKSYKGDLPNQEVIDEILDKISQYGYESLSSREKEILFKVSREEQE; from the coding sequence ATGATGAAGAAAGATAACGCTCTGAAAGATTTTCTTAAAACTACTTACAGTAGCCGCTCACCGATACCTTATATTCTTTCGGTACAAGTCCTTCTATTCGTTATTATTCATATTTGTGATTTATTAGTTGAAGTAAATATTACGAATTACCCGCTATACGACAAGCTCTTAAGTACACTAAGTTTGCCAGGCAATTTCTTTAGATTTATTCAACAACCCTGGTCGTTGATCAGCTATCCATTCTTATATACTGGACTATTCAATATTTTATTTGATTGTCTGTGGATCTATTGGTTGGGTAACGTGTTTCTCAACTTCTTGAATAACCGTCAATTTCTAACCATTTTTATTAGTGCTATTTTTATCGGTGGGCTTTCTTACTTAGGATTGTCGCAAATTCCGATCTTTGCTAAGAATCCACAAGCTTACTTACATACAAACGCAATGAGCATTGCGGCATTAATGGGCAGTTTATTGATCTTAGTTCCTAAGCTCGAATTTCGCATGTTCTTGTTTGGCAATATTCGTTTCCAAACGATAGCCTTTATCTTTTTGGGACTTCAGTTTATCTTTATGTTCTTAATTAACAAACCTGCGGCATTGGCGCTTCTTGTTAGTGCATCATGGGGTATGTTGGTGGTTTATCAGCTTAGAAAAGGGAATGACTGGAGTTTATTGTTTGTACGGAAGGAGAAAAAGAAACTTCGTGTTGTTCGCACAATAAATAACGCGCCTATTTACAAGAGTTATAAAGGAGACCTACCTAACCAAGAAGTTATCGATGAAATCTTGGATAAAATTTCTCAATATGGTTATGAAAGTCTATCTTCACGGGAAAAAGAAATACTGTTTAAAGTAAGTAGAGAAGAGCAAGAGTAA
- a CDS encoding endonuclease/exonuclease/phosphatase family protein encodes MLINKKNLGFFSKTVMLCNFLAIAGLLLSYSASFINPKSFWGIAFLGLGYLPILLINLGFIFYWILRKPRFALFSLIAILIGWNLMTQHITFSKQVDLAPSDTSLRVMSFNAHMFSPIKDSEKTPKQEFIEIVNETKPDVLCVQEFYSTIKGNKRFSETVKNEANFDTYYFAPSRQNDYMAYGQAIFSKYPIINSGLIKKNEYGINRIIYADIVKNEDTIRVYNVHLRSFGLQNEDKEFIQNPGGSSGEEETATRRVGRKLKWAFEQRSNQAESLYEHMAESNLPKIIMGDFNDTPMSYSVNLIGKDMKNAFQEKGNGWGVTHFEMLPILQIDYIFAGKQFAVNNYHIIKKKLSDHYPIWADLSMHKEN; translated from the coding sequence ATGTTAATTAATAAAAAGAACTTAGGTTTTTTCAGTAAGACGGTAATGCTATGCAATTTCCTAGCTATTGCCGGTTTGCTTTTAAGTTACTCCGCCTCTTTCATCAATCCTAAATCTTTCTGGGGCATCGCTTTCTTAGGGCTTGGCTATTTACCAATCCTCCTAATTAATTTAGGCTTTATATTCTATTGGATATTACGTAAGCCTAGATTTGCTTTATTCTCATTGATTGCCATCTTAATCGGATGGAATTTAATGACTCAGCACATTACTTTTAGCAAGCAAGTTGATCTAGCACCTTCTGACACATCTCTTCGAGTAATGTCATTCAATGCACATATGTTCTCCCCAATAAAGGATTCAGAAAAAACACCCAAACAAGAGTTTATTGAAATCGTCAATGAGACTAAACCCGACGTATTATGCGTACAGGAATTCTATAGCACGATTAAAGGAAATAAGCGCTTTAGCGAGACTGTAAAGAATGAGGCTAACTTCGACACCTATTACTTCGCTCCTTCGAGACAGAACGATTATATGGCGTACGGGCAAGCTATTTTCTCAAAATATCCAATCATCAATTCTGGCTTAATTAAAAAGAACGAATACGGTATTAACCGTATTATTTATGCAGACATTGTTAAGAATGAAGATACGATTCGCGTTTATAATGTTCATTTAAGATCATTTGGTTTACAGAATGAGGATAAGGAATTTATTCAGAACCCTGGTGGATCTTCTGGTGAAGAAGAAACAGCTACGCGTCGTGTCGGTCGAAAGCTAAAGTGGGCATTTGAACAAAGAAGTAATCAAGCGGAGTCATTATATGAACATATGGCTGAAAGTAATCTTCCAAAGATTATCATGGGTGACTTCAACGATACCCCGATGTCGTATAGTGTTAACTTGATAGGTAAAGACATGAAGAATGCATTTCAGGAAAAGGGGAATGGATGGGGAGTAACACACTTTGAAATGCTTCCTATTTTACAAATTGACTACATCTTTGCCGGCAAGCAATTCGCTGTCAACAATTATCATATCATTAAGAAAAAGTTATCGGATCACTACCCGATATGGGCAGATCTAAGTATGCACAAGGAGAACTAA
- a CDS encoding S41 family peptidase, protein MQKGRKRNIFVAATYAATLILGLILGQNYADQERISSGGSLMPIGLSDNAYKVQQVVDLISTRYVDSINMDSVQNGAINHIISHLDPYSLFLMPNESQTQTEILEGTFEGIGMEYFNLNDTLLVVGVITHGPADRAGFKVGDRILKIANKPVAGNSVSKEEVEKLIRGKRGTEVEMFIQRDSIALPFPLKAKRDQISVSSLDVAYMIKPTVAFVRIRRFGLKTAEEFRNAIIELKKQGAKNLILDLRDNGGGYFHIAIKMASEFFADQRLVVYTEGAHETRRDYLSESKGNYSNGKLVILVNERTASASEVVAGAVQDWDRGILIGRRTYGKGIVQELFDFSDGSTINLSIAKYYTPLGRSIQRKYSPNWSNMQDYASMYSGLWSLDTTFAHAKSFQTGLGKKLFSGGGIVPDLLIPIDSNEVSMIYQDLVQSSLVEQFVYSRFTKKLPAYSIENFLQGYTLPNSEYMSFINFLGQKGLSLSPRKQIDLHDLIQSDIEALLGRYYFGREAYFKVKNRYDFFIQRAFQQLNIES, encoded by the coding sequence ATGCAAAAAGGAAGAAAAAGGAACATTTTTGTTGCAGCAACATATGCAGCAACGTTAATATTAGGATTGATCCTTGGTCAGAACTATGCTGATCAAGAGCGAATCAGTTCTGGTGGTTCCCTTATGCCTATTGGTCTGTCTGATAATGCCTACAAAGTACAGCAGGTTGTTGATTTGATTTCCACACGTTATGTGGATAGTATTAACATGGATTCTGTACAGAATGGTGCTATCAATCACATCATATCTCACTTAGATCCCTATTCACTCTTCCTGATGCCCAATGAGTCACAAACTCAAACTGAGATTCTTGAGGGAACCTTCGAGGGAATTGGTATGGAGTACTTCAATCTAAACGATACATTACTTGTTGTTGGCGTAATAACACATGGACCTGCCGATAGGGCTGGTTTTAAAGTTGGAGATCGTATTTTGAAAATCGCAAATAAGCCGGTCGCCGGTAATTCGGTTTCAAAAGAAGAAGTAGAAAAGCTAATACGTGGAAAGCGAGGTACAGAGGTTGAGATGTTTATTCAGCGAGACTCTATTGCGCTACCATTTCCGTTAAAAGCTAAGCGTGATCAAATTAGCGTAAGCTCCTTAGATGTAGCTTACATGATTAAACCGACGGTTGCATTTGTCCGTATTCGTAGATTCGGATTAAAGACCGCCGAAGAATTTAGAAATGCAATCATTGAATTGAAAAAGCAAGGTGCGAAAAATTTAATTCTTGACCTTAGAGATAATGGAGGGGGCTATTTTCACATTGCAATTAAGATGGCAAGTGAATTTTTTGCTGATCAACGTCTTGTTGTGTACACCGAAGGGGCCCATGAAACGCGCAGGGACTATCTCTCCGAAAGTAAAGGGAATTATTCCAACGGGAAGTTGGTCATTCTAGTAAATGAGCGTACCGCTTCAGCAAGTGAAGTTGTTGCTGGAGCTGTTCAAGACTGGGATCGAGGGATCTTAATAGGACGGAGAACATATGGTAAAGGTATCGTTCAAGAGTTATTTGACTTCTCGGATGGTTCAACTATTAACTTGAGTATTGCGAAGTATTATACGCCACTTGGACGTAGTATTCAACGTAAATACAGTCCCAACTGGTCTAACATGCAAGACTACGCTTCGATGTACAGTGGATTATGGTCATTAGATACCACCTTTGCCCATGCGAAGTCATTCCAGACAGGCCTCGGTAAGAAATTGTTCAGTGGCGGAGGTATAGTGCCAGATTTATTGATTCCAATTGACTCTAATGAAGTAAGTATGATTTATCAAGACTTAGTTCAATCCAGTCTTGTGGAACAGTTTGTCTATAGTAGGTTTACTAAAAAGCTACCCGCATACTCTATTGAGAACTTCCTACAGGGATATACACTTCCAAATTCAGAATACATGAGCTTTATTAACTTCTTAGGTCAAAAGGGGCTATCGCTTTCTCCCCGAAAGCAAATAGATTTACATGACTTAATACAGAGTGATATTGAAGCTTTATTAGGAAGGTACTATTTCGGAAGGGAGGCTTATTTCAAAGTGAAGAATCGCTATGATTTTTTTATACAAAGAGCTTTTCAGCAATTAAATATTGAATCTTAG
- a CDS encoding n-acetylglutamate synthase yields the protein MNVRSINYHNRKFRTLSNSNNGETSAETEFHYKHIGNIVFADYLGGSIKYGHLIGIVNEYGTIDMRYHQVNLAGELMTGICQSHPEILSNGKIRLHESRQWTSGDLSRGESVVEEV from the coding sequence ATGAACGTAAGATCTATCAACTACCACAACCGAAAATTCCGCACATTGAGCAACAGTAATAACGGAGAAACATCCGCAGAAACTGAATTTCACTATAAACATATTGGTAACATTGTATTTGCCGACTATTTAGGCGGCTCCATCAAGTATGGCCATCTGATTGGCATCGTCAATGAATATGGAACTATCGATATGCGCTATCATCAAGTTAACCTAGCGGGTGAATTGATGACTGGTATCTGCCAATCGCATCCCGAAATCCTTAGCAATGGCAAAATTAGACTTCATGAAAGTAGGCAATGGACATCGGGCGATTTAAGCAGGGGAGAAAGTGTTGTTGAAGAGGTTTAA
- the fumC gene encoding class II fumarate hydratase, with amino-acid sequence MSFRIEKDTMGEVQVPADKYWGAQTERSRNNFKIGPAASMPHEIVAGFAYLKKAAAYANHELGVLPVEKRDAIAAVCDEILAGKLDDQFPLVIWQTGSGTQSNMNVNEVVANRAQVLAGGKIGEGEPVLKANDDVNKSQSSNDTFPTGMHIAAYKAVVEITIPGVEKLRDTLKSKSEAYMNVVKIGRTHLMDATPLTLGQELSGYVAQLNYGLKALKNTLSHLSEVALGGTAVGTGLNTPNGYDVVVAKYIAEFTGHPFVTAENKFEALAAHDAIVETHGALKQLAVSLNKIANDIRMLASGPRSGIGEIIIPENEPGSSIMPGKVNPTQCEALTMVAAQVMGNDVAITIGGTQGHYELNVFKPLMAANFLQSARLIGDACVSFEEHCAIGIEPNYTRIKELVDNSLMLVTALNTKIGYYKAAEIAQTAHKNNSTLKETAISLGYVTAEEFDEWVKPEEMVGSLK; translated from the coding sequence ATGTCATTCAGAATAGAAAAAGACACCATGGGCGAGGTTCAAGTACCTGCCGACAAATACTGGGGTGCACAAACTGAACGTTCAAGAAACAACTTTAAAATTGGTCCGGCAGCTTCTATGCCACATGAGATCGTAGCAGGTTTCGCTTATCTAAAAAAGGCGGCTGCTTATGCAAACCACGAATTAGGCGTATTACCTGTTGAAAAGCGCGATGCTATTGCAGCAGTATGTGACGAAATTCTTGCAGGTAAACTAGACGATCAATTCCCATTAGTTATTTGGCAAACAGGATCTGGAACACAATCAAATATGAATGTGAACGAGGTTGTAGCTAATCGTGCGCAAGTACTTGCTGGCGGTAAAATTGGCGAAGGCGAGCCTGTGTTAAAAGCTAATGATGACGTAAATAAGTCTCAATCTTCAAACGATACTTTTCCGACAGGAATGCACATCGCTGCTTACAAAGCAGTCGTTGAAATTACGATTCCTGGAGTTGAGAAACTTCGTGACACTTTAAAAAGTAAGTCAGAAGCCTACATGAACGTGGTTAAGATTGGTCGTACACACTTAATGGATGCAACTCCGCTAACATTAGGTCAAGAACTATCGGGTTATGTAGCTCAATTAAATTATGGTTTAAAGGCCTTAAAAAATACATTATCGCATTTATCGGAAGTAGCTTTAGGCGGTACCGCAGTAGGTACAGGCTTAAACACACCTAATGGCTATGATGTTGTTGTTGCAAAATATATTGCTGAATTCACTGGACATCCTTTCGTTACAGCAGAGAACAAATTTGAAGCATTAGCAGCACACGATGCTATCGTTGAAACGCATGGCGCTTTAAAACAACTTGCTGTATCATTAAATAAGATTGCTAACGATATACGTATGTTAGCTTCGGGTCCACGTTCAGGAATTGGTGAGATTATCATCCCTGAAAACGAACCAGGATCTTCTATCATGCCAGGAAAAGTAAATCCTACTCAATGTGAAGCCTTAACAATGGTTGCGGCACAAGTAATGGGTAATGATGTTGCGATTACAATCGGTGGTACTCAAGGACATTACGAGTTAAATGTATTCAAACCATTAATGGCTGCTAATTTCTTACAATCAGCTCGATTAATTGGTGATGCATGTGTGTCTTTTGAAGAGCACTGTGCTATTGGTATTGAACCAAACTATACGCGCATTAAAGAATTGGTTGACAATTCATTGATGTTAGTAACGGCTTTAAACACTAAGATCGGTTACTACAAAGCTGCTGAGATTGCTCAAACAGCACATAAAAACAATTCTACATTAAAAGAAACAGCTATTTCATTAGGTTACGTGACTGCCGAAGAATTCGACGAGTGGGTAAAACCTGAAGAAATGGTTGGTAGTTTAAAATAA
- a CDS encoding fumarate hydratase, producing MKAYLGILLGMLFIGSSCQRHSDMQDEGADWFQGVWVQDSIPNASSMLNYTLHEFRVTCDSIYTTMKVHNKVKTMPDSCFKNGEWTEYAKAVYVLRGDSMIVEGVYTKDNWKQKISGCYKQGEYLPRYKVAYKSKDSVILENKFDARPVVLRKIKDITCVPKKRWEL from the coding sequence ATGAAAGCATACCTTGGCATCTTGCTAGGTATGCTTTTTATTGGCAGCAGCTGTCAACGACATTCGGATATGCAAGACGAAGGAGCCGATTGGTTTCAAGGAGTATGGGTGCAAGACAGCATTCCTAATGCTTCTAGCATGTTAAACTATACCCTACACGAATTCCGTGTTACTTGCGACTCTATTTACACAACAATGAAAGTGCATAACAAGGTGAAGACCATGCCTGACAGTTGTTTTAAGAACGGTGAGTGGACAGAATATGCTAAAGCGGTCTATGTATTACGCGGCGACAGTATGATAGTTGAAGGCGTTTACACCAAAGATAATTGGAAACAAAAGATTTCCGGATGCTATAAACAAGGAGAATATCTTCCTCGTTATAAAGTAGCCTACAAAAGCAAAGATAGCGTGATCTTAGAAAACAAATTTGACGCGCGCCCCGTTGTGCTAAGAAAGATAAAAGACATTACTTGCGTTCCTAAGAAACGCTGGGAATTATAA
- a CDS encoding toxic anion resistance protein — MANLDLTNLDDDQNKNKPGEIAVNFTEEEKGLIQQYKDKINLKSTTDIIQFGVGSQSNVSNFSNEILKQVRAKDLGGAEDILLNLRGEIRNFDEKLNKKPLIPFFDNIKKKIGRLRTEYASVEKNIHTIELKLEGHYKNLAKDVNIFDKLFVQNQQYFKDLSLHIQAGEEKLHEVLTVTLPAMKVDAESTGDQHKIQEYKDMEQHVVRFERKVHDLKLTRMVVLQTAPQIRMIQSNSSSLMEKIQSSIVNTLPLWKNQMVLTLGIAHAQSALEAQRAVTDATNELLKRNSEMLKEATISVAKETERGIIDIETIKKANTDIITTIEEVLRIQKEGREKRKVAEADLLQAETELKNHILKSSDETRLIN, encoded by the coding sequence ATGGCAAATTTAGATTTGACTAATTTGGACGATGACCAGAACAAGAATAAGCCTGGCGAAATTGCTGTAAATTTTACAGAGGAGGAGAAGGGTTTAATTCAACAATATAAGGATAAGATTAACTTAAAATCGACAACTGATATCATCCAGTTTGGTGTTGGTAGCCAGTCGAATGTCAGTAATTTCTCGAATGAGATTTTAAAACAGGTTCGTGCAAAAGATTTAGGGGGTGCTGAGGATATTTTGTTAAACCTTCGTGGTGAGATTAGAAACTTTGACGAGAAGTTGAATAAGAAGCCTTTAATTCCATTCTTCGACAATATTAAGAAGAAGATTGGAAGGCTTCGTACGGAGTACGCATCTGTAGAAAAAAATATTCATACCATTGAGTTGAAGTTGGAAGGGCATTATAAGAACTTAGCGAAAGATGTCAATATTTTCGATAAGCTTTTTGTGCAGAATCAACAATATTTTAAAGATCTTTCATTACATATTCAAGCAGGTGAGGAGAAGTTGCACGAGGTGTTGACTGTAACATTGCCAGCAATGAAGGTGGACGCTGAATCTACCGGCGATCAGCATAAGATTCAAGAATATAAAGATATGGAGCAACATGTTGTGCGTTTCGAGCGGAAGGTCCATGATTTGAAGTTGACGCGTATGGTCGTATTGCAGACTGCTCCCCAAATACGCATGATTCAAAGTAACAGCAGTTCTTTAATGGAGAAGATTCAATCGAGTATTGTGAACACGCTACCATTATGGAAGAATCAGATGGTGTTAACCTTAGGGATTGCACATGCGCAAAGTGCATTGGAGGCTCAACGTGCAGTAACCGATGCAACGAACGAGTTGTTAAAGCGTAATTCTGAAATGTTGAAAGAGGCGACAATTAGTGTTGCAAAAGAAACTGAACGCGGAATTATTGATATTGAAACAATCAAGAAGGCAAATACTGATATTATTACAACAATAGAGGAAGTGCTTCGAATCCAGAAGGAGGGAAGGGAGAAACGTAAAGTAGCAGAGGCTGATTTATTGCAGGCTGAAACTGAATTAAAGAATCATATCTTGAAGTCTTCGGACGAGACTAGATTGATTAACTAG
- the yiaA gene encoding inner membrane protein YiaA — MEPLNIQTEENNLTSKKSETTKNPYKPTAAFVGASWLALVTGTVAFCIGLWNADMALNEKGYYFTILLFGLFAVISVQKSVRDKAEGLAVTELYYSLSWFATIAAIVLLIVGLWNADLTLSEKGFYGISFVLSVFAAIAVQKNTRDAKLASEKTL; from the coding sequence ATGGAACCGCTAAATATCCAAACTGAAGAAAACAATTTGACTTCTAAGAAGTCAGAAACAACGAAAAATCCGTACAAACCAACCGCAGCCTTTGTTGGCGCCTCTTGGTTAGCCTTAGTAACAGGTACTGTTGCTTTTTGTATCGGATTGTGGAATGCCGACATGGCACTTAACGAAAAAGGCTATTATTTTACCATTTTACTATTCGGACTATTTGCTGTAATCTCAGTACAGAAGAGTGTACGAGATAAAGCAGAAGGACTGGCTGTCACTGAGCTTTATTATAGCTTGAGTTGGTTTGCAACAATTGCCGCCATCGTTCTACTTATTGTAGGTCTGTGGAATGCAGACCTAACACTAAGCGAAAAAGGATTCTATGGAATATCATTTGTGCTCAGTGTATTTGCTGCAATCGCCGTTCAAAAGAACACCAGAGACGCTAAGCTGGCAAGCGAGAAGACCTTATAA
- a CDS encoding DUF2157 domain-containing protein: protein MKTIKREDIHILAKHSKLSEPQIDRALKNEVFHDEADWSNFLKYALLALGIGFFAAGVIFFFAYNWDELDKFAKLALTQIIVIIICVLALLPKLNPTTRKILLTGASLLVGVMFSVFGQIYQTGANAYDFFLAWTLFIGIWVLISNFPPLWLLFLGLINTTLILYSVQVAKHWDDSLIFSILFVVNLIPLVFTHLLNQSPIKISIPTYFSNIVALAALTFATIGNIVCIYDSSTGFQFIPVLTTVFYGIGIGYGIKHRSIFYLSAIPLSIIIILSALLLEKLGWEESYLLVSLFILLSVSAVIYNLVNMLKQKRNER from the coding sequence ATGAAAACGATCAAACGCGAGGATATACATATTCTTGCTAAACATAGTAAATTATCAGAACCGCAAATTGATAGGGCTTTAAAAAACGAAGTTTTTCATGATGAGGCAGACTGGTCTAATTTCTTAAAATATGCCCTTTTAGCCCTTGGAATTGGCTTCTTCGCTGCAGGCGTTATATTTTTCTTCGCATATAATTGGGATGAGCTTGATAAATTTGCAAAACTTGCGTTAACGCAAATTATTGTTATCATCATCTGTGTTCTCGCACTATTACCAAAGCTTAACCCGACAACACGAAAAATATTGCTTACTGGCGCATCTCTTCTTGTCGGCGTAATGTTCTCTGTCTTTGGGCAAATCTATCAAACCGGAGCCAATGCCTACGACTTTTTTCTTGCCTGGACACTCTTTATCGGCATATGGGTATTGATTAGTAACTTTCCTCCCCTTTGGTTATTATTTTTGGGCCTTATCAATACCACATTAATTCTCTATTCAGTACAGGTAGCTAAACATTGGGACGACTCGCTGATATTCAGCATTCTGTTCGTTGTGAATTTAATTCCACTCGTGTTTACACATTTATTGAATCAATCACCAATCAAAATTTCAATTCCAACTTACTTTAGCAATATCGTAGCACTTGCCGCCCTAACCTTTGCGACCATCGGTAATATCGTTTGTATCTACGATTCGAGCACAGGCTTTCAATTTATCCCCGTATTAACAACTGTCTTCTACGGAATAGGTATAGGATATGGCATCAAGCATCGAAGTATTTTCTACCTTTCTGCTATACCGTTAAGCATAATTATCATTTTAAGCGCTTTACTTCTAGAAAAGCTCGGCTGGGAAGAATCATACCTATTGGTAAGCCTCTTTATCCTCTTGAGCGTGAGTGCAGTGATTTACAATTTAGTAAACATGTTAAAACAAAAGCGAAATGAAAGATAG
- a CDS encoding DUF4401 domain-containing protein, whose protein sequence is MKDRLNIDELSQHLGWDESEIDLDRNAIETELHEREQAQSLPIKILSIFGGFMASITFSGILFTLGIFDNESTLLFFGLLFLIGSVVFSRKVNTMLLDTMCVSTLLIGFILFGISLEQFHLADETYLLIICSLAIICINLVRNYIMIFVLVLVSCGTLLAAIVEFGFNNLAQLYIPSIGILLAYLYLKEGKIISQRNFLSIRYNPIRIALTFCLLFGLAFLTFDEHSSLHNYFSWAGSIIFIGLCFVVLHRIFEVLSINNRKNRFLLYLLSLCCLLPCILYPALSGAIFLILLSFLVNYKTGFVLGILFLCYAVSRFYYDLDLTLLTKSIMMMVSGAFFLILYFVSLKISNHEKN, encoded by the coding sequence ATGAAAGATAGATTAAATATTGATGAGCTATCGCAGCATCTAGGATGGGATGAATCAGAGATTGATTTAGATCGAAATGCGATAGAAACAGAACTACACGAGCGAGAACAAGCGCAAAGCCTGCCCATCAAAATCCTATCGATCTTCGGTGGCTTTATGGCTAGCATAACCTTCTCCGGAATCTTATTTACCTTAGGCATTTTTGACAACGAAAGCACGCTATTATTTTTTGGACTGCTTTTTCTAATTGGATCAGTTGTTTTTAGTCGAAAAGTGAACACAATGCTGCTCGATACCATGTGTGTGTCAACCCTCTTGATTGGATTCATTCTCTTTGGAATCTCGCTAGAACAATTTCACCTAGCGGATGAAACCTATCTGCTTATCATTTGTAGCCTAGCAATAATTTGTATCAACTTGGTGCGAAATTATATTATGATTTTTGTCTTGGTATTAGTTTCATGCGGGACGCTGCTTGCTGCAATCGTGGAATTTGGATTCAACAATCTTGCACAGCTATATATACCAAGTATTGGAATCCTCTTAGCTTATCTGTATCTCAAAGAAGGGAAGATTATTAGTCAGCGAAATTTCCTATCGATTCGATATAACCCAATTCGTATTGCATTGACGTTCTGCCTATTGTTTGGATTAGCATTTTTGACTTTCGATGAGCACAGCAGCTTACACAATTATTTCAGTTGGGCGGGTTCTATCATATTCATCGGCTTATGCTTTGTTGTTTTACATCGCATCTTTGAAGTATTGTCCATAAACAATCGAAAGAATAGGTTTCTGCTATACTTACTTAGCCTATGCTGCCTGCTACCCTGTATTTTGTACCCTGCCTTGTCGGGTGCCATATTCTTAATACTGCTGAGCTTCCTAGTAAATTACAAAACGGGCTTTGTCCTTGGAATTCTATTTCTATGCTACGCGGTATCAAGATTCTATTACGATCTAGACCTTACTTTACTTACGAAATCTATTATGATGATGGTTTCGGGTGCATTCTTTCTTATTCTATATTTCGTTAGTCTAAAAATAAGCAATCATGAAAAAAATTAG
- a CDS encoding GDYXXLXY domain-containing protein: MKKISIALILINLLILLIYFNYSVVKKENMLNDGQLILLELAPVDPRSLMQGDYMQLNYRLTEEPDLSKLPRRGYCVLQIDKQHVAKTARLQANKTPLNPGEILIAYTRPDEWRLNIGAESFFFQEGTGERYEQAKYGALKVDQDGNSLLVGLYDQHKKQIK, encoded by the coding sequence ATGAAAAAAATTAGTATTGCGCTAATCCTTATTAACTTATTGATTTTGTTGATATACTTTAATTATAGTGTTGTCAAAAAAGAAAATATGTTGAATGACGGTCAACTCATTTTATTAGAATTAGCACCGGTCGACCCACGTTCTCTAATGCAAGGAGATTATATGCAGCTAAACTATCGTCTCACGGAAGAGCCAGATTTATCAAAACTGCCACGCCGTGGTTATTGTGTACTTCAAATCGACAAGCAACATGTTGCGAAAACAGCACGACTTCAAGCAAATAAAACACCCTTGAACCCTGGTGAAATTCTGATTGCCTACACTCGCCCGGATGAATGGCGTCTCAACATCGGAGCCGAATCATTTTTCTTTCAGGAAGGTACAGGCGAACGTTATGAACAAGCAAAGTATGGCGCATTAAAAGTTGATCAAGATGGGAACAGCCTATTGGTCGGCCTATATGATCAACACAAAAAACAAATTAAATAA
- a CDS encoding OmpW/AlkL family protein, whose amino-acid sequence MKKLLLSIAGLFVVGMSFSQAQTTDYNKWQVRLRGVAVIPNPSADIATIGGDVDINTKFIPELDFTYFFTKNIAAELILGTTKHNVKTTGSNLTAIGGASSAEVDLGSVWLLPPTLTAQYHFYPGNIFKPYIGAGVNYTIFYSVDEGNTVKGVDYKNKFGFATQIGTDINITDKFFLNVDAKYIFLKTDVDVDASNLAAGLAIPATVDINPFLVGFGIGYKF is encoded by the coding sequence ATGAAAAAACTATTATTATCAATTGCCGGCCTATTTGTAGTAGGCATGAGCTTTTCGCAAGCACAAACAACTGATTACAACAAATGGCAAGTGCGCCTTCGTGGAGTAGCCGTAATCCCCAATCCATCTGCTGATATTGCAACGATTGGTGGAGACGTTGACATCAACACAAAATTTATCCCTGAGTTGGATTTTACTTACTTTTTCACAAAGAACATTGCAGCAGAACTGATCTTGGGTACGACAAAACACAACGTAAAAACAACTGGATCTAATTTGACCGCGATTGGTGGGGCTTCCTCAGCAGAAGTAGATTTAGGGTCAGTTTGGTTATTGCCGCCAACGTTGACAGCACAGTATCACTTTTACCCAGGCAACATCTTTAAACCGTACATCGGTGCAGGGGTAAACTATACGATTTTTTATAGTGTAGATGAGGGTAATACCGTAAAAGGTGTGGATTACAAAAACAAATTTGGTTTTGCAACACAGATCGGTACCGACATTAACATTACAGATAAATTCTTCCTTAACGTGGATGCGAAATACATCTTCTTGAAAACAGACGTCGATGTAGATGCTTCAAACTTAGCGGCAGGTTTAGCCATTCCTGCAACAGTTGACATCAATCCATTCCTTGTAGGATTCGGTATTGGATATAAATTCTAG